The Nocardioides panzhihuensis genome has a segment encoding these proteins:
- a CDS encoding NAD-dependent succinate-semialdehyde dehydrogenase: MTSNPDTTVDNTVTTGEATYAVTDPATGDVLATYPTATDAEVDAAVEVAHAAASGWGRTTSVAERATLLRRVAELHAERRDQLAAIIEQEMGKPLAEAEGEIDFCVDIYTYYAEHAGQFLADEVLEVTSGAGTGIVRRSPVGVLLGIMPWNFPFYQVARFAAPNLATGNTIVLKHAPQCPSSAVALAQIFADAGFPEGAYVNVLATNEQVAQVIADPRVAGVSLTGSERAGAAVAEIAGRHLKKVVLELGGSDPFIVLSTDDLDATVTAAVAARLDNTGQACNAAKRFVVAEDLYDDFVVRFTERLLAEATGAPLSSVAAAENLARQVDDAVAQGAELASTGDRSGAYFPAGVLTGLTAENDMARQELFGPVAMVFCAADEDDAVRIANDTPYGLGSYVFTTDRDQAARVAERIEAGMVFVNGVGAEGAELPFGGIKRSGFGRELGRLGMDEFVNKKLIRTVTA, translated from the coding sequence ATGACCAGCAACCCCGACACCACGGTCGACAACACCGTCACCACCGGCGAGGCGACCTATGCGGTGACCGACCCGGCCACCGGCGACGTCCTCGCCACCTACCCGACCGCCACGGACGCCGAGGTCGACGCCGCCGTCGAGGTCGCCCACGCTGCGGCGTCCGGTTGGGGACGTACGACCTCGGTGGCGGAGCGGGCCACCCTGCTGAGGCGGGTGGCCGAGCTGCACGCCGAACGTCGCGACCAGCTCGCCGCGATCATCGAGCAGGAGATGGGCAAGCCGCTGGCTGAGGCCGAGGGCGAGATCGACTTCTGCGTCGACATCTACACCTACTACGCCGAGCACGCCGGGCAGTTCCTGGCCGACGAGGTCCTCGAGGTGACCTCCGGTGCGGGCACCGGGATCGTACGCAGATCGCCGGTCGGCGTCCTGCTGGGCATCATGCCGTGGAACTTCCCCTTCTACCAGGTCGCCCGGTTCGCGGCGCCGAACCTCGCCACCGGCAACACCATCGTCCTCAAGCACGCGCCGCAGTGCCCCTCCTCGGCCGTGGCGCTGGCGCAGATCTTCGCCGACGCCGGGTTCCCCGAGGGCGCCTACGTCAACGTGCTCGCCACCAACGAGCAGGTCGCTCAGGTCATCGCGGATCCGCGGGTCGCGGGCGTCTCGTTGACCGGGTCGGAGCGGGCCGGTGCCGCCGTGGCCGAGATCGCCGGGCGCCATCTCAAGAAGGTCGTCCTCGAGCTCGGTGGCTCGGACCCGTTCATCGTGCTCTCCACCGACGACCTGGACGCCACCGTGACCGCGGCGGTGGCCGCGCGGCTGGACAACACCGGCCAGGCCTGCAACGCCGCGAAGCGGTTCGTGGTCGCCGAGGACCTCTACGACGACTTCGTCGTGAGGTTCACCGAGCGGCTGCTGGCCGAGGCCACTGGTGCGCCGCTGTCCTCGGTCGCCGCCGCGGAGAACCTCGCCCGGCAGGTCGACGACGCCGTCGCCCAGGGAGCCGAGCTCGCCAGCACCGGCGACCGGTCCGGTGCGTACTTCCCCGCCGGTGTCCTGACGGGTCTCACCGCCGAGAACGACATGGCCCGCCAAGAGCTGTTCGGCCCGGTCGCGATGGTCTTCTGCGCCGCTGACGAGGACGACGCCGTCCGGATCGCCAACGACACCCCGTACGGCCTCGGCTCCTACGTCTTCACCACCGACCGCGACCAGGCTGCCCGGGTCGCGGAGCGGATCGAGGCGGGGATGGTCTTCGTCAACGGCGTCGGCGCTGAGGGTGCGGAGCTGCCCTTCGGCGGGATCAAGCGCTCCGGCTTCGGGCGCGAGCTCGGCCGGCTCGGGATGGACGAGTTCGTCAACAAGAAGCTCATCCGGACAGTCACCGCCTGA
- a CDS encoding sodium:solute symporter, whose amino-acid sequence MDLAIIVIYLAAMVAFGWWGKSRTKDSSDFLVAGRRLGPMLYTGTMAAVVLGGASTVGGVALGYEYGISGAWLVTAIALGVLALSLLFAGRIQRLRIYTVAQMLALRYGVGATAASGVVMMAYTLMLTVTSTMAYATVFNVLFGTDRVVSILIGGIIVVIYSSIGGMWSITLTDMVQFVLKTIGVFFLLLPFTWNHAGGLDGIKSRAADSVFDLGAIGTGTIITYFVVYTLGMLIGQDIWQRVFTARSPQVARWGGTAAGVYCLLYGVAGALIGAAASTFMTVDNRDDAYATIAESILPVGVSGLVLAAAVAAMMSTASGALIATATVARTDVQPLLARLVGRTPERVGDDAENPEHDVLANRIYVVVIGLVVVVLASLLNDVVSGLTIAYDILVGGLLVPILGGFLWRRGTGAGAVVAMVTGTIATLTTMAIVGDVLANEPIYVGLLVSAAAYVVVSLLTRPTDPAVMREWTSRLSGEKTLDASDDTPSMATEESR is encoded by the coding sequence ATGGATCTCGCCATCATCGTCATCTATCTCGCCGCCATGGTCGCCTTCGGCTGGTGGGGCAAGAGCCGCACCAAGGACAGCTCTGACTTCCTCGTCGCCGGCCGCCGGCTCGGTCCGATGCTCTACACCGGCACCATGGCCGCGGTCGTCCTCGGAGGTGCCTCGACCGTCGGCGGGGTCGCGCTCGGCTACGAGTACGGCATCTCCGGCGCGTGGTTGGTCACGGCGATCGCGCTCGGCGTCCTGGCGCTGAGCCTGCTCTTCGCGGGCAGGATCCAGCGGCTGCGGATCTACACCGTCGCTCAGATGCTGGCGTTGCGCTATGGCGTCGGTGCGACCGCCGCCTCGGGCGTGGTCATGATGGCCTACACGCTGATGCTCACGGTCACCTCCACGATGGCGTACGCGACCGTCTTCAACGTCCTCTTCGGCACCGACCGGGTCGTCTCCATCCTGATCGGCGGGATCATCGTGGTGATCTACTCCAGCATCGGCGGGATGTGGTCGATCACCCTGACCGACATGGTGCAGTTCGTCCTGAAGACCATCGGTGTCTTCTTCCTGCTTCTGCCCTTCACGTGGAACCACGCGGGCGGACTGGACGGGATCAAGTCCCGCGCCGCGGACTCGGTCTTCGACCTCGGTGCGATCGGCACCGGCACGATCATCACCTATTTCGTCGTCTACACGCTCGGCATGCTGATCGGGCAGGACATCTGGCAGCGGGTCTTCACCGCCCGCTCGCCGCAGGTCGCTCGCTGGGGCGGCACCGCGGCCGGCGTCTACTGCCTGCTCTACGGTGTGGCCGGCGCGCTGATCGGAGCCGCGGCCTCCACCTTCATGACCGTCGACAACCGCGACGACGCCTACGCCACCATCGCCGAGTCGATCCTTCCGGTCGGCGTCAGTGGGCTGGTGCTCGCAGCGGCGGTGGCCGCGATGATGTCGACCGCTTCCGGCGCGCTGATCGCGACCGCGACGGTGGCTCGCACGGACGTGCAGCCCCTGCTCGCCCGACTGGTCGGGCGCACCCCGGAGCGGGTCGGGGACGACGCAGAGAACCCCGAGCACGACGTGCTCGCCAATCGGATCTACGTCGTCGTGATCGGCCTCGTCGTGGTCGTCCTCGCGTCACTCCTCAACGATGTCGTCTCCGGGCTGACGATCGCCTACGACATCCTCGTCGGGGGTCTGCTGGTGCCGATCCTGGGCGGCTTCCTATGGCGCCGCGGGACCGGCGCGGGCGCGGTGGTGGCGATGGTCACCGGCACCATCGCCACGCTGACGACGATGGCGATCGTCGGCGACGTCCTCGCCAACGAACCGATCTACGTGGGCCTCCTCGTCAGCGCCGCGGCGTACGTCGTCGTCAGCCTGCTCACCCGTCCGACCGACCCTGCCGTGATGCGGGAGTGGACCAGCCGCCTCTCCGGTGAGAAGACCCTCGACGCGTCCGACGACACCCCCTCGATGGCCACGGAGGAGTCCCGATGA
- a CDS encoding thiamine pyrophosphate-binding protein: MKRNGGDVTVESLTALGVTHVFGIPGQHALGLFDAIRRSDLSFVSSRVENNSVFAADGYARTTGQVGVVFCSTGPGALTALGALQEAYAACVPVLMITSQIPRDGLGGARKGYLHQLDDQQASARNVTKSTATVRDAAAIPGVLADAWATAQEAPAGPVWVEIPQDVLLEEVTVPPVTGLVASVPPPRRPRPEVVVEAARLLAAAERPVILAGGGVRRSAGAPEALIALAETLDAPVVSTAGGNGAIPLAHPLSAGAWIEDRHTTDLLGDADVLLAIGSSFGEVTSNYGTFAPRGRVIQVDAEARVLGSNHDVLGVHADAATALADIAAALPEIGQTRSGASAASDLRTRVRARLDTQDLAAEQRLLADLRAAVPDDAETFWDMTIAAYWAWSAWDPRTGGFHTAQASGGLGLAFPAAIGAAVGTGRRTFAVSGDGGAMYSIAELATARQHDAEITWLVIDDGGYGILREYMTGAFGAATATELARPDFVLLAEAFGIPVHAANPETVGEIVADTFATSGPAVVVLPTVLRMFAPS; this comes from the coding sequence ATGAAGCGCAACGGCGGCGACGTCACCGTCGAGAGCCTGACCGCTCTCGGCGTGACCCACGTGTTCGGCATCCCGGGGCAGCACGCGCTCGGTCTCTTCGACGCCATCCGGCGCAGCGACCTGAGCTTCGTCTCCTCCCGGGTGGAGAACAACTCCGTCTTCGCCGCGGACGGCTATGCCCGTACGACCGGCCAGGTCGGAGTCGTGTTCTGCTCCACCGGACCGGGCGCGCTCACGGCGCTGGGGGCGCTTCAGGAGGCGTACGCCGCCTGCGTCCCTGTCCTGATGATCACCAGCCAGATCCCCCGCGACGGGCTCGGCGGTGCCCGCAAGGGCTATCTGCACCAGCTCGACGACCAGCAGGCGAGCGCCCGCAACGTCACCAAGTCCACCGCCACCGTCCGCGACGCGGCAGCCATCCCCGGAGTGCTCGCCGACGCGTGGGCCACCGCCCAGGAGGCCCCGGCCGGACCGGTATGGGTCGAGATCCCGCAGGACGTGCTCCTCGAGGAGGTCACGGTGCCGCCGGTGACCGGGCTGGTTGCGTCGGTGCCCCCGCCACGGCGCCCCCGGCCCGAGGTCGTCGTCGAGGCCGCCCGCCTGCTCGCGGCCGCGGAGCGCCCGGTGATCCTCGCCGGGGGAGGCGTACGCCGCTCCGCCGGTGCCCCGGAGGCGCTGATCGCCCTCGCCGAGACCCTCGACGCGCCGGTGGTCTCCACCGCCGGCGGCAACGGCGCGATCCCGCTCGCGCACCCGCTGAGCGCGGGCGCGTGGATCGAGGATCGGCACACCACCGATCTGCTCGGGGACGCCGACGTCCTGCTCGCGATCGGCAGCTCCTTCGGCGAGGTGACCAGCAACTACGGCACCTTCGCTCCGCGCGGCCGGGTGATCCAGGTCGACGCCGAGGCTCGGGTGCTGGGCTCCAACCACGACGTCCTGGGCGTGCATGCCGACGCCGCAACCGCCCTGGCCGACATCGCGGCCGCCCTGCCCGAGATCGGCCAGACGCGGTCCGGCGCGAGCGCGGCGAGCGACCTGCGTACGCGGGTCCGGGCCAGGCTCGACACCCAGGACCTCGCGGCCGAGCAGCGGCTGCTCGCCGATCTGCGCGCGGCGGTGCCCGACGACGCCGAGACGTTCTGGGACATGACGATCGCGGCGTACTGGGCCTGGTCGGCCTGGGACCCACGCACCGGCGGCTTCCACACCGCGCAGGCCTCCGGCGGTCTCGGGCTGGCCTTCCCCGCGGCGATCGGCGCCGCGGTCGGCACCGGACGGCGTACGTTCGCGGTCTCCGGAGACGGCGGCGCGATGTACTCCATCGCGGAGCTCGCCACCGCCCGCCAGCACGACGCCGAGATCACCTGGCTGGTGATCGACGACGGCGGTTACGGGATCCTGCGCGAGTACATGACCGGGGCCTTCGGCGCCGCCACCGCAACCGAGCTCGCCCGGCCGGACTTCGTCCTCCTGGCCGAGGCGTTCGGCATCCCCGTGCACGCCGCGAACCCTGAGACCGTCGGCGAGATCGTCGCCGACACCTTCGCCACCAGCGGCCCTGCCGTGGTGGTTCTTCCGACCGTCCTCCGCATGTTCGCCCCCAGCTGA
- the speB gene encoding agmatinase, giving the protein MPVGPVDASKNPRYAGFATFARLPRLDQVEHADIAVVGVPFDTGVSYRPGARFGPSHVRESSRLLRPYNPALDVSPFATAQVVDAGDIAANPFHINEALDTVQASALELTAGGTRLVTIGGDHTIALPLLRAAAERHGPVALVHFDAHLDTWDTYFGAEYTHGTPFRRAVEEGILDTEALCHVGTRGPLYGKKDLEDDRRFGFGIITSSDVFRQGVDEVVEKIKQRVGNRPVYVSIDIDVLDPAHAPGTGTPEAGGLTSRELLEILRGFVGLNLIGADVVEVAPAYDHAELTGVAASHVAYDLVSLLAMRHGGQA; this is encoded by the coding sequence ATGCCCGTCGGCCCAGTCGACGCCTCCAAGAACCCTCGCTACGCCGGCTTCGCGACCTTCGCGCGGCTGCCCCGCCTCGACCAGGTGGAGCACGCCGACATCGCGGTCGTCGGGGTCCCGTTCGACACCGGCGTCTCCTACCGGCCAGGCGCCCGGTTCGGCCCGTCGCACGTACGGGAATCCTCCCGGCTGCTGCGCCCCTACAACCCGGCGCTGGACGTCTCGCCGTTCGCGACCGCCCAGGTGGTCGACGCAGGGGACATCGCAGCCAACCCGTTCCACATCAACGAGGCGCTCGACACCGTGCAGGCCAGCGCACTCGAGCTCACCGCCGGAGGAACCCGGCTGGTGACGATCGGCGGCGACCACACCATCGCCCTGCCGCTGCTGCGTGCCGCCGCTGAGCGACACGGCCCGGTGGCGCTGGTGCACTTCGACGCCCATCTGGACACCTGGGACACCTACTTCGGTGCCGAGTACACCCACGGCACCCCGTTCCGACGGGCGGTCGAGGAGGGCATCCTCGACACCGAGGCGCTGTGCCACGTCGGCACCCGCGGGCCTCTGTACGGCAAGAAGGACCTCGAGGACGACCGGCGCTTCGGCTTCGGGATCATCACCTCCTCCGACGTCTTCCGCCAGGGCGTCGACGAGGTGGTCGAGAAGATCAAGCAGCGTGTCGGCAACCGCCCGGTCTACGTCTCGATCGACATCGACGTGCTCGACCCGGCGCACGCGCCCGGCACCGGCACCCCGGAGGCCGGCGGGCTCACCTCCCGTGAGCTGCTGGAGATCCTGCGCGGATTCGTCGGCCTGAACCTGATCGGCGCCGACGTCGTGGAGGTCGCCCCGGCGTACGACCATGCCGAGCTGACCGGTGTCGCCGCCTCGCACGTGGCCTACGACCTGGTCTCGCTCCTCGCGATGCGGCACGGGGGTCAGGCGTGA
- a CDS encoding purine-cytosine permease family protein, protein MSTRTQHQPPPKATVVEQHGVEPIPDPERSARPLDLFRLTFGGANTIATVVLGSFPILFGLSFAHGLMATLLGLFLGAVVLAPMALFGPRNGTSNSVSSSAHLGVHGRVVGSFLSLLTALAFFSISVWSSGDVLVGGANRAVGLPQNDATLALAYGLFAVLVLIVCIYGFRFMLLVNKIAVIAATLLFLVGIAAFAGDFDAGYAGAFGSGAEAFGEPGFWAAFVGSALIVMSNPISFGAFLGDWARYIPRGTPGRSSMAAVFLAQIATLVPFAFGLVTMTIIATREPEIFAAGAYASGLLAIAPGWYFGPVALIALIGGMSTGTTALYGTGLDFSSVFPRFSRVQSTVLIGIFAIGVIFVGRFVFDVVSSISVFAVLIVSCTVPWMMVMMIGWYVRRGWYDSDSLQVFNRRQRGGRYWFAHGWNWRGLAAWLVSATIGLTFVNLPGQFVGPLASLVPGGVDISIPLGMGLGALLYLGLLFAFPEPRDAYGPEGPRLVPTGPPSNIPVISVEDRPEPAAAPVG, encoded by the coding sequence ATGAGCACCCGCACGCAGCACCAGCCGCCGCCCAAGGCGACCGTGGTCGAGCAGCACGGCGTCGAGCCGATCCCGGACCCCGAACGCAGCGCCCGGCCGCTCGATCTGTTCCGGCTCACCTTCGGCGGCGCCAACACCATCGCCACCGTGGTGCTGGGCAGCTTCCCGATCCTGTTCGGCCTGTCCTTCGCGCACGGGCTGATGGCCACGCTGCTCGGGCTGTTCCTGGGCGCAGTCGTCCTCGCCCCGATGGCCCTGTTCGGCCCGCGCAACGGCACCAGCAACTCGGTCAGCTCCTCAGCTCATCTCGGCGTGCACGGCCGGGTGGTCGGCTCGTTCCTCTCCCTGCTGACCGCGCTCGCGTTCTTCTCGATCTCGGTGTGGAGCTCCGGTGACGTGCTCGTCGGCGGCGCCAACCGAGCGGTCGGGCTGCCGCAGAACGACGCGACGCTGGCACTGGCGTACGGCCTCTTCGCGGTGCTCGTCCTGATCGTGTGCATCTACGGCTTCCGGTTCATGCTGCTGGTCAACAAGATCGCGGTCATCGCGGCGACCTTGCTCTTCCTGGTCGGCATCGCGGCCTTCGCCGGTGACTTCGACGCCGGGTACGCCGGTGCGTTCGGCTCGGGCGCGGAGGCGTTCGGCGAACCCGGCTTCTGGGCGGCGTTCGTCGGTTCGGCCCTGATCGTGATGTCCAACCCGATCAGCTTCGGCGCGTTCCTGGGCGACTGGGCACGCTACATCCCGCGAGGGACGCCCGGCCGCTCCTCGATGGCCGCTGTCTTCCTCGCCCAGATCGCCACCCTCGTACCGTTCGCTTTCGGTCTGGTCACGATGACGATCATCGCCACCCGGGAACCGGAGATCTTCGCGGCAGGTGCGTACGCGTCCGGGTTGCTGGCCATCGCACCGGGCTGGTACTTCGGCCCAGTCGCCCTGATCGCCCTCATCGGTGGCATGTCGACCGGCACCACCGCGCTCTACGGGACCGGACTGGACTTCTCCAGCGTCTTCCCCCGATTCAGCCGGGTGCAGTCCACCGTGCTGATCGGGATCTTCGCGATCGGCGTCATCTTCGTCGGCCGGTTCGTCTTCGACGTCGTCTCCAGCATCTCCGTCTTCGCCGTCCTCATCGTCAGCTGCACCGTCCCCTGGATGATGGTGATGATGATCGGCTGGTACGTCCGGCGCGGCTGGTACGACTCCGACTCGCTGCAGGTCTTCAACCGGCGCCAGCGCGGTGGCCGCTACTGGTTCGCCCACGGCTGGAACTGGCGCGGCCTCGCCGCGTGGCTGGTCTCTGCAACGATCGGTCTCACCTTCGTGAACCTCCCCGGCCAGTTCGTCGGCCCGCTCGCGTCGCTGGTCCCCGGCGGGGTCGACATCTCCATCCCGCTCGGGATGGGCCTCGGCGCGCTGCTCTACCTGGGTCTGCTCTTCGCCTTCCCCGAGCCACGGGACGCCTACGGTCCCGAGGGGCCGCGTCTGGTGCCGACCGGACCGCCCTCGAACATCCCGGTGATCTCGGTCGAGGACCGGCCCGAGCCCGCGGCTGCTCCCGTCGGCTGA
- a CDS encoding Lrp/AsnC family transcriptional regulator, with amino-acid sequence MSDQIAPGALDATDEAIIGLLEEDGRLTHRGIAAQVGLSRSAAATRVQRLLTEGHIDVRGVVHAAVLGHEVLAHVSVSVNGSATRIARAAAARDDTTLVSMTSGHHALVLELRAGTIVQIDDALAEVRAIDGIVAAETLLYTEVIRDVAAPVGPAPAAGSLDETDYALLRALQSNGRASYVDLAASVGLSPAGTRRRVVQLLAGNVVRVGAVVRHSGHERRTATGIGLRIDGAAHRPVAQQVADLPSVTFVARTLGRFDALLTVTTATSGDLVEVLDHIRDLDGVREAETWSHLRFVKETYASLHLGGA; translated from the coding sequence ATGTCGGATCAAATCGCGCCCGGCGCGCTCGACGCCACCGACGAGGCGATCATCGGCCTGCTCGAGGAGGACGGGCGCCTCACGCACCGCGGGATCGCTGCGCAGGTCGGCCTCTCCCGATCGGCAGCGGCGACGCGGGTCCAACGGCTCCTGACCGAAGGCCACATCGACGTCCGCGGCGTCGTCCACGCGGCCGTCCTCGGTCATGAGGTCCTCGCCCATGTCTCCGTCAGCGTGAACGGCTCCGCGACCAGGATCGCGCGCGCCGCCGCGGCGCGCGATGACACCACCCTGGTGTCGATGACCAGCGGCCACCATGCCCTGGTCCTGGAGCTCCGCGCCGGAACCATCGTGCAGATCGATGACGCGCTGGCCGAGGTGCGCGCGATCGACGGCATCGTCGCCGCGGAGACCCTGCTCTACACCGAGGTCATCCGCGACGTCGCCGCTCCTGTCGGCCCCGCGCCCGCCGCGGGCTCGCTCGACGAGACCGACTACGCCCTGCTACGCGCGCTGCAGTCGAACGGCCGCGCTTCCTACGTCGACCTGGCCGCGAGCGTGGGCCTCTCCCCCGCCGGCACACGGCGCCGTGTGGTCCAGCTGCTCGCCGGCAACGTCGTCCGGGTCGGTGCCGTGGTGCGCCACTCGGGACACGAGCGGCGTACGGCCACCGGGATCGGCCTTCGGATCGACGGCGCCGCCCACCGTCCGGTCGCCCAGCAGGTCGCCGACCTTCCGTCGGTGACCTTCGTCGCCCGGACACTGGGACGCTTCGACGCCCTGCTCACGGTCACCACCGCCACCTCCGGTGATCTCGTCGAGGTCCTCGATCACATCCGCGACCTCGACGGCGTCCGCGAGGCCGAGACCTGGAGCCACCTCAGATTCGTCAAGGAGACCTACGCCTCCCTGCACCTCGGCGGAGCCTGA
- a CDS encoding MurR/RpiR family transcriptional regulator translates to MSEDILVRLRQALPALRPSERRLAEAALADPGAAAGLTITELATRHETSTATVTRLCRSLGFAGYSAFRLALARAGANETGRRIEFGVSEGDIDPADTTREVVRKLAFQEARAVEETADRLDIDELDRVVAAITTASVVDAYGSASSGLAAQDLQQKLRRIGYQVNAWADAHLALTSAAVLPTDAVAIAFSHSGETEEAISALRTAAGRGAFTVAVTNFPNSPLAELADATLTTVSRETRFRYGAMSSRMAQLVVVDAIFLGVAHENPDDVTAALGATLDAVATRRIQPPRA, encoded by the coding sequence ATGAGCGAAGACATCCTGGTACGCCTGCGGCAGGCCCTGCCCGCGCTCAGACCGAGCGAGCGACGGCTGGCCGAGGCAGCCCTGGCCGATCCGGGCGCCGCCGCGGGACTGACCATCACCGAGCTCGCCACCCGCCACGAGACCTCGACCGCGACCGTCACCAGGCTGTGCCGCAGCCTGGGGTTCGCCGGTTACTCGGCATTCCGGCTCGCGCTGGCGCGGGCTGGCGCGAACGAGACCGGCCGCCGGATCGAGTTCGGGGTCTCCGAGGGGGACATCGACCCGGCGGACACGACGCGGGAGGTCGTGCGCAAGCTCGCCTTCCAGGAGGCCCGAGCGGTCGAGGAGACCGCGGACAGGCTCGACATCGACGAGCTCGACCGGGTCGTCGCCGCGATCACGACCGCCTCGGTCGTGGACGCGTACGGGTCGGCCTCCAGCGGCCTGGCCGCGCAGGACCTCCAGCAGAAGCTGCGGCGGATCGGCTACCAGGTCAACGCCTGGGCCGATGCCCACCTCGCCCTCACCAGCGCCGCCGTGCTCCCGACCGACGCAGTCGCCATCGCGTTCTCACACTCCGGCGAGACCGAGGAGGCGATCTCGGCGCTGCGCACCGCCGCCGGCCGGGGCGCCTTCACCGTCGCGGTCACCAACTTCCCGAACTCTCCGCTGGCCGAGCTCGCCGACGCCACCCTCACCACGGTCTCTCGTGAGACCCGGTTCCGGTACGGCGCGATGTCGAGCCGGATGGCCCAGCTCGTGGTGGTCGACGCGATCTTCCTCGGCGTCGCCCACGAGAACCCCGACGACGTCACCGCCGCGCTCGGCGCGACGTTGGACGCCGTCGCGACCCGGCGCATCCAGCCGCCCCGAGCCTGA
- a CDS encoding ABC transporter substrate-binding protein, with protein MSTQRRHGHRTRATLAIALAGGLLAAGLAGCGSDAKTGGTNGTLVFGISADPAQMVPWTATSTQSIQVLSQIYSPLLNTDAEGVPEAGLAELPEISEDGKTYTFTLRDDVTFGDGSDLDSADVKHTYEKIIDPASSASSASYFANVAGIEAPDPQTVVVTLKQPDASFVSGLTGVNTAIVPSDVDAKSLETKPVGSGPYQFKSRTPNESITLTRNADYYAGKPGAATVEFRVIPDEQSMVSSLKTGSVDVAIFDNPVTAKTATSGQTKSMTVDSLSYHVLQLRATSPTLSDPNARLAIQCAISRQDVIDSAALGSGKPTGPITSPEFRSDPEAQPCPEQDLDKAKDYLAKAGKPNGFTLNLMTSQGLYSTAVDEAQNIQAQLGKVGIKVNVEALDSNAYVERWLAADFDAAIAMNGGSSDPNTMYSRYFTKAGSFNKVAGYSSPELDKLFADGIATTDAAARKPIYEEISQHLVDQAAWVWLFTPEMYVVSNKAVEGLEERTDASIATLWKASVS; from the coding sequence GTGAGTACGCAGCGACGACACGGACATCGCACCCGCGCAACGCTCGCCATCGCCCTCGCCGGCGGCCTGCTCGCAGCAGGCCTCGCCGGCTGCGGCAGCGACGCGAAGACCGGTGGCACCAACGGCACCCTGGTCTTCGGGATCTCCGCCGACCCAGCACAGATGGTCCCCTGGACCGCGACCTCGACCCAGTCGATCCAGGTCCTCTCGCAGATCTACAGCCCTCTCCTCAACACCGACGCCGAAGGCGTCCCGGAGGCAGGGCTCGCGGAGCTGCCGGAGATCTCGGAGGACGGGAAGACCTACACCTTCACCCTGCGAGACGACGTCACCTTCGGGGACGGCTCCGATCTCGACTCCGCCGATGTGAAGCACACCTACGAGAAGATCATCGACCCCGCCTCGAGCGCGAGCTCGGCGTCGTACTTCGCCAACGTGGCCGGCATCGAGGCGCCCGACCCGCAGACGGTCGTGGTGACCCTGAAGCAGCCCGACGCCTCCTTCGTGTCCGGGCTGACCGGGGTGAACACCGCGATCGTGCCCTCGGACGTCGACGCGAAGAGCCTGGAGACCAAGCCCGTGGGCTCCGGGCCCTACCAGTTCAAGAGCCGCACCCCGAACGAGTCGATCACGCTCACGCGCAACGCCGACTACTACGCCGGGAAGCCCGGCGCGGCGACCGTCGAGTTCCGCGTCATCCCCGACGAGCAGTCGATGGTGTCCTCGCTGAAGACCGGCTCGGTGGACGTGGCGATCTTCGACAACCCGGTGACGGCGAAGACCGCGACCTCGGGACAGACCAAGTCGATGACGGTCGACTCGCTGTCCTACCACGTGCTGCAGCTGCGGGCGACCTCGCCGACGCTGTCGGACCCCAACGCCCGGCTCGCGATCCAGTGCGCGATCTCGCGCCAGGACGTGATCGACTCCGCCGCGCTGGGGTCGGGGAAGCCGACCGGGCCGATCACCTCGCCTGAGTTCCGCTCGGACCCTGAGGCCCAGCCGTGCCCCGAGCAGGACCTGGACAAGGCGAAGGACTACCTGGCCAAGGCGGGCAAGCCGAACGGGTTCACGCTGAACCTGATGACCTCCCAGGGTCTCTACTCCACCGCGGTGGACGAGGCGCAGAACATCCAGGCACAGCTCGGCAAGGTGGGGATCAAGGTCAACGTCGAGGCGCTCGACTCCAACGCCTACGTCGAGCGGTGGCTCGCGGCCGACTTCGACGCGGCGATCGCGATGAACGGCGGCAGCTCGGACCCGAACACGATGTACAGCCGCTACTTCACCAAGGCGGGCAGCTTCAACAAGGTCGCCGGCTACAGCTCGCCGGAGCTCGACAAGCTCTTCGCCGACGGCATCGCCACCACCGACGCCGCCGCCCGCAAGCCGATCTACGAGGAGATCTCCCAGCACCTGGTCGACCAGGCGGCATGGGTGTGGCTGTTCACCCCGGAGATGTACGTCGTCTCCAACAAGGCAGTGGAGGGCCTGGAGGAGCGCACCGACGCCTCGATCGCGACGCTGTGGAAGGCGTCGGTCTCCTGA